A window from Podospora bellae-mahoneyi strain CBS 112042 chromosome 1 map unlocalized CBS112042p_1, whole genome shotgun sequence encodes these proteins:
- the vti1 gene encoding t-SNARE VTI1 (COG:U; BUSCO:EOG09264R4M; EggNog:ENOG503NWBQ), translated as MSNPLDTDAGTELFKHYESEYLLVRADLTQKLDQINELSGEPRKAALSAAERALEETDELVGQMQMEKQNVPSSQRTAINRRIRDYKSDVDGYRRKLRTLAEDRSALFGGRYTDNPGGASGDAQLEQRQQLLSGTDRLDRSTQRLKASQQLANETEFIGANTLATLQQQRETIEHTTRVMYESEGYVDRSLKSIKGIARRMATNRIITIAIITVLVLLIFAVIFSKFK; from the exons ATGTCCAACCCCCTCGACACCGACGCCGGCACCGAGCTCTTCAAGCACTACGAATCAGAATACCTGCTCGTCCGCGCCGACCTGACCCAGAAACTCGACCAAATCAATGAGCTATCCGGCGAGCCCAGAAAGGCCGCCCTCAGCGCGGCAGAGCGGGCGCTGGAGGAAACCGACGAGCTAGTGGGCCAGATGCAGATGGAGAAGCAAAACGTCCCCTCGTCTCAGCGCACAGCAATCAACAGACGGATCCGCGACTACAAGAGCGATGTCGATGGATACAGGCGAAAGCTGCGGACTCTGGCCGAGGACAGGAGTGCGCTTTTTGGGGGACGGTACACGGACAATCCCGGTGGTGCTTCTGGGGATGCGCAGCTGGAGCAGAGGCAGCAGTTGTTGTCTG GGACCGATCGTTTGGACCGCAGCACTCAGCGCCTGAAGGCTAGTCAACAGCTGGCGAACGAGACCGAGTTCATCGGTGCCAACACTCTGGCCACGCTGCAACAGCAGCGCGAGACGATTGAGCACACCACGCGCGTTATGTACGAGAGCGAGGGTTATGTCGATCGCAGTTTGAAGAGCATCAAGGGCATTGCCCGTAG GATGGCTACCAATCGGATAatcaccatcgccatcatcaccgtctTGGTTTTGCTCATCTTTGCTGTCATCTTTAGCAAGTTCAAATGA
- a CDS encoding uncharacterized protein (EggNog:ENOG503NVI6; COG:O) → MDEIEDVSYACSVASFENVGHPSPATNPADEKDNAVVYTTIAVNEHGKIISTHNGKPPPPSPPPTNHLDPTAPVVEILTTITTPSPHNNRQQGMMMNLHRPPSYPYRTPDMEDEDNDLPPPDLIPSMMGDLPNNAFGFGKKKEMVIHSPYLRSALSAVVQYYPGFEVIQRGTVLRIAEPYQVLAHHWGELEEYKTSQPDCHDGRYAATTAAHIDVLLTFLADLYGPGLDDEKKRWAKGRTTYSRFWYLLKPGSVVYREKDGEWTGCVVSGINFLRAAGSVEGMGSDGMLVYMWGIAYKKGLMRREMIQRIIWPWSGERDITSLPVVPERWVKGGVRGQRVEMGRRYWGLAGGVSYREYEGYLGGGRTRGMGKVIVDPEGYERFAEQSPHHRIATPKFAPRWDQQHTPARQDRLPQMLSRCSCAVCSSSQGKQEPSPWAGFDDLDPRSSPLPRNEEIYFMVIGPLIPAFILKERRWAHIRTSSLHPITPSPTPFNHLVLDPSTKQTLKAVITPFSSPPSSPSQIHPWPSDIIPDKGLGRIFLLHGPPGVGKTLTAEVCSLLTRRPLLPLTPADLPPSPSEIETSLSYYLTLSERFGALVLIDEADVYLERRQSKDLRRNSLVSVFLRALEYYKGVMMLTTNRVEMFDDAFTSRIHVALHYKELDEEQRGQVWEVGFDRLERESNGRVVVHTAAREWVKGKEMRELGWNGREIRNGLQTAVALAEFEANEKGLVGRVVVKEGHLKTVGGLSKGFKEYMRERKGGLENREDEDEDEGEDEEEEEEEEEEEEEEGDPVQKLPIDHPLRQPEYQFQLYLLEQQSVRTQWRIKLDKSKNSPAMLNGRVYDDWEEEYHHR, encoded by the exons ATGGATGAGATCGAAGACGTC TCCTACGCCTGCTCCGTAGCGAGCTTCGAGAACGTTGGACAtccctcaccagcaaccaaccCCGCCGACGAAAAGGACAATGCTGTTGTTTACACCACCATCGCAGTCAACGAACACGGCAAAATAATCTCCA CCCACAACggcaaaccccctcccccttccccccctcctacCAACCACCTTGATCCCACCGCCCCCGTCGTGGAAATCCTCAccacaatcaccaccccctccccccacaacaaccgccagcaaggaatgatgatgaacctccaccgcccgccATCCTACCCCTACCGAACCCCCGAcatggaagatgaagacaacgacctcccccccccgGACCTCATCCCCTCCATGATGGGCGACCTGCCTAACAATGCTTTTGGTTTTGGTAAGAAGAAAGAAATGGTAATCCACTCCCCTTACCTCCGGTCTGCGCTTTCGGCTGTGGTGCAATACTACCCCGGTTTTGAGGTCATCCAACGGGGGACCGTGCTGAGGATAGCGGAGCCTTACCAGGTGCTTGCGCATCACtggggggagttggaggaatATAAAACATCTCAGCCGGACTGCCATGACGGGAGGTATGCAGCCACCACGGCGGCACATATTGatgtcctcctcaccttcctcgccgATCTCTACGGCCCCGGCTTAGATGACGAGAAAAAACGCTGGGCGAAAGGCCGGACGACATACAGCCGCTTCTGGTATCTCCTCAAGCCGGGGAGTGTGGTGTACCGtgagaaggatggggagtggaCGGGGTGCGTGGTTTCTGGGATTAACTTTCTACGAGCGGCTGGTTCGGTGGAAGGGATGGGGAGTGATGGGATGTTGGTTTACATGTGGGGGATTGCCTACAAGAAGGGCCTGATGAGACGGGAGATGATACAGAGGATTATTTGGCCTTGGagtggggagagggatatcACTTCCTTACCTGTGGTGCCTGAGAGATGGGTGAAGGGTGGGGTGAGGGGACAGAGAGTCGAGATGGGGAGACGGTATTGGGGGTTGGCTGGGGGGGTTAGTTATAGGGAGTACGAGGGGtacttgggaggagggaggacgagggggatg GGGAAGGTTATTGTCGATCCGGAGGGGTACGAGCGGTTTGCTGAGCAGTCGCCTCATCACCGCATTGCGACGCCCAAGTTTGCCCCTCGCTGGGATCAGCAGCACACCCCGGCGAGACAGGACAGGTTACCGCAGATGTTGTCACGGTGCAGCTGTGCTGTTTGCAGCAGTAGCCAGGGGAAGCAAGAGCCTAGTCCCTGGGCAGGGTTTGACGACCTCGACCCGAGATCCTCACCCTTGCCCCGAAACGAGGAGATATATTTCATGGTCATTGGGCCCTTGATCCCAGCTTTTATCCTCAAAGAACGCCGCTGGG cgCACATCCGAACCTCCTCCCTGCACCCTataaccccctcccccacccccttcaaccacctcgtcctcgaccCATCGACAAAACAAACCCTAAAAGCCGTGATAacccctttctcctcccccccctcttccccttcccaaatcCACCCCTGGCCAAGTGACATAATCCCCGACAAAGGCCTCGGCAggatcttcctcctccacggcccCCCAGGCGTGGGGAAAACCCTCACAGCAGAAGTCTGCTCTCTCCTCACCCGCCGCCCATtactccccctcacccccgccgacctccccccttccccttcggAAATCGAAACCTCGTTGTCATACTACCTCACCCTGTCGGAACGCTTCGGCGCCCTAGTCCTCATCGACGAGGCAGACGTCTACCTTGAGCGTCGCCAATCCAAAGACCTCCGTCGTAACAGTCTTGTGTCGGTATTCCTGCGGGCGCTGGAGTATTAcaagggggtgatgatgctcaCGACGAACAGAGTGGAgatgtttgatgatgctTTTACCAGTCGGATTCACGTCGCGTTGCACTATAAAGAACTGGATGAGGAGCAGAGGGGGCaggtttgggaggtggggttTGATAGGCTGGAACGGGAGAGTAatgggcgggtggtggttcaCACAGCGGCGAGGGAGTGGGTTAAGGGGAAAGAgatgagggagttggggtgGAACGGACGGGAGATTAGGAACGGGCTTCAGACTGCTGTTGCGCTGGCGGAGTTTGAGGCAAACgaaaaggggttggtgggacgggtggtggtgaaagAGGGGCATTTGAAAacggtgggggggttgagcaAGGGGTTTAAGGAGTAtatgagagagaggaagggagggttgGAAAA CagagaagacgaagacgaagacgaaggcgaagatgaagaggaagaggaagaggaagaggaagaggaagaggaagagggcgatcCCGTCCAAAAACTACCAATCGACCACCCCCTCCGACAGCCCGAGTACCAGTTCCAACTCTACCTTTTAGAACAGCAATCCGTCAGGACACAGTGGCGGATAAAGTTGGACAAGTCAAAAAACTCTCCCGCGATGCTCAACGGGAGGGTGTATGACGACTGGGAAGAGGAGTATCACCATCGTTAG
- a CDS encoding uncharacterized protein (EggNog:ENOG503P1E8; COG:K) — translation MPSSRSTSPFDKLSYGTSTSSLRRLLPASNDEAASEASVNLETSPTPGSSAAGTGQAAPRRRRQATTAACRACRKRKSKCDGARPTCSVCRDRKTKCEFDTIAATETHTQALKRKYTELLQQKSTFEQIYEVLRSRPEKEAEEIFQRIRRGAEASSILRHVNYGDVLVQMALVPETRFRYEFPYLPDMPIYLQRHDNPYLDSEVFDCALRGAVEQPQPQQQRALPSVNDMLGSPRDALDQRDPYLKPYSSAIVVDPWLDSLTPSNWTLVSSDDNFMRQVIHDYFLYDYDWFTFFHKDYFLQDMASDRPRHCSRLLVNAVLCIGCYCHRKLPGRSESWNPRNIGNQFLAEAKRLFEVEAEVPRPSMLDPEWQQKYHDWECRRLTTIQAALLLNVIYNLNGSDRLGWRYTIRAVEMAHEIRLFQAVPSHVSSDIRCAREFTAWCLFTWQSLSSYHYLKPPLMARPPETPMPDPSENPQWWGELWIRYPQTPARLPTHHGHLAKARADFWTIMNDFSLLSFSQPHVKMPLDQVVGFYNRLRGWLRNLPEPLTPKRLVLPHHLKVHMHYNCVLIDLLKPLLGLNWSDTTQPNKTLDDAHHEAAIHLETLLRLYYLRHGFEAFDGFLLHFLGSLNFIKINTREAQDNSLFLESHRSTMLLLMKGIRDQSQCHTVAKMVLRLQAHLMRSDDVALLKRFVDIETARLACGPESPRLVEEEVILSDWPAYEIGLEAKAEQKSRGVDFASMVSSVTAEGGGGGYGESTSGSRSSASSG, via the exons ATGCCGAGCTCCAGATCGACTTCGCCATTTGACAAGCTGTCGTacggcaccagcaccagctcgcTACGCCGACTGCTCCCCGCATCGAACGATGAAGCAGCGAGTGAGGCTTCGGTGAATCTCGAAACTAGCCCGACCCCGGGGTCCTCGGCCGCGGGGACTGGGCAGGCTGCTCcgcggagaaggaggcaaGCTACCACGGCTGCGTGTCGGGCCTGTCGAAAGAGAAAGTCAAAG TGTGATGGTGCACGCCCAACATGTTCAGTATGTCGTGACCGGAAAACAAAGTGCGAGTTTGATACGATTGCCGCGACCGAGACCCATACCCAAGCCCTGAAGCGCAAGTACACCGAGCTTCTGCAACAAAAGAGCACATTCGAACAGATCTATGAGGTCCTTCGGTCCAGACCGGAAAAGGAAGCCGAAGAAATCTTCCAGCGGATACGGAGGGGCGCAGAGGCCAGCTCCATACTAAGGCATGTCAACTATGGCGACGTGCTTGTGCAGATGGCCCTCGTGCCGGAAACGCGGTTTCGATACGAGTTTCCCTACCTGCCGGATATGCCCATCTACCTTCAAAGACACGACAACCCATACCTCGACTCGGAGGTCTTTGACTGTGCTTTGCGGGGGGCTGTCGAGCAACcgcaaccacagcagcaacgggCCTTGCCTAGCGTGAACGACATGTTGGGATCTCCCCGTGACGCCTTGGACCAGCGGGATCCATACCTGAAGCCGTATTCCTCTGCCATTGTGGTGGACCCGTGGCTGGACTCGCTCACGCCGTCAAACTGGACGTTGGTGAGCAGTGATGACAATTTCATGCGTCAGGTTATTCACGATTATTTTCTGTACGACTATGATTGGTTTACTTTTTTCCACAAGGACTACTTTCTGCAGGATATGGCGAGTGACCGACCACGGCACTGCTCAAGGTTATTGGTCAATGCCGTCCTGTGCATAGGATGT TATTGTCATCGAAAGCTGCCAGGTCGCTCCGAGTCATGGAACCCCCGAAACATCGGGAACCAGTTCctcgccgaggccaagaggcTCTTTGAGGTTGAAGCCGAGGTGCCAAGACCGTCTATGCTTGATCCAGAATGGCAGCAAAAGTATCACGACTGGGAGTGCCGCAGGCTAACCACCATTCAGGCGGCGCTCCTGCTCAATGTCATCTACAACCTGAATGGCTCTGACAGGCTAGGATGGCGGTATACGATCCGGGCCGTGGAAATGGCACACGAAATACGGCTCTTCCAAGCGGTTCCGTCTCATGTCAGCAGCGACATTCGGTGCGCCAGGGAGTTCACAGCGTGGTGTTTGTTCACCTGGCAAAGTCTCAGCTCCTATCACTACCTCAAGCCACCCTTGATGGCCCGGCCGCCGGAAACACCTATGCCAGATCCGTCCGAGAACCCCCAGTGGTGGGGAGAGCTGTGGATACGATATCCCCAAACGCCAGCTCGTCTACCCACTCACCACGGCCACCTCGCCAAGGCCAGAGCAGACTTTTGGACCATCATGAACGATTTTTCGCTGTTGAGCTTCTCGCAACCTCACGTCAAGATGCCGCTTGATCAGGTTGTGGGGTTCTACAATCGACTCCGCGGATGGCTACGGAATCTACCTGAGCCATTGACACCCAAACGGCTTGTGCTACCGCATCACCTAAAGGTTCACATGCATTACAACTGCGTCCTGATCGACCTGCTGAAACCACTGCTCGGTCTGAACTGGAGCGACACCACCCAGCCAAACAAGACACTTGACGACGCGCACCACGAAGCGGCTATTCACCTCGAGACGTTGCTCCGGCTGTACTACCTCCGGCACGGCTTCGAGGCCTTTGACGGTTTTTTGCTGCACTTTCTCGGCAGTTTGAACTTTATCAAGATCAACACGAGGGAGGCGCAGGATAATTCCTTGTTTCTCGAGTCGCACCGCTCAACGATGCTGCTGCTTATGAAGGGGATTAGGGACCAGAGCCAGTGTCATACGGTGGCGAAGATGGTGCTACGGCTGCAGGCGCATCTGATGAGGTCGGATGATGTGGCTTTGCTGAAGAGGTTTGTGGATATAGAGACGGCTAGGTTGGCGTGTGGGCCGGAGAGTccgaggttggtggaggaggaggtgattttGAGTGACTGGCCGGCGTATGAGATTGGGTTGGAGGCGAAGGCGGAGCAGAAGAGTAGGGGGGTGGATTTTGCGAGTATGGTCAGTTCGGTGacggcggaggggggggggggtgggtatGGGGAGAGTACGAGTGGGAGTAGgtcttctgcttcttcggGGTAG
- the atg6 gene encoding Vacuolar protein sorting-associated protein atg6 (EggNog:ENOG503NUUK; COG:T; BUSCO:EOG09262FJB), producing the protein MFCQKCRGPLKLDGSLEDLNPAAYDLLVATHSQQPPKKPPAASRTLHSQDRARKSTYEKAVRQAGQPMFKRHGGPPRASDSSMSFIFLTESQITPHRSQQPQQQDASSAQPANGGNDGPPDDDKSYEMERIAKLFEILSARSDIDHPVCVECTELLLEELQKRLEATNRERDAYIACLKEIQASAPTDDEIRAQDEALRRASQAVAERRREIEQLEEERAKLDLELLALEEEAEKVDAQEDVFWRERNAFASRLAHFQDERDSINSTFDHDSRQLEKLQRSNVYNDTFCISHDGTFATINGLRLGRLHARPVDWPEINAAWGHALLLIVTVAEKLNYHFDGYEPQPMGSCSRIIKLEYQSPSSSRYGSARSAPPPAPKRHVLELFSSGDMPFGITIMHRKFDQAMVAFLELVRQLGDFVQKQTAREGTPLALPYRIEGDKIMDVSIKLGIAQDDGWTKACKLTLTCCKFLLAHASNVNSMSNGRGAGGG; encoded by the coding sequence ATGTTTTGCCAGAAATGCCGCGGCCCTCTGAAGCTCGACGGCTCTCTGGAGGACCTCAATCCGGCCGCCTATGATCTCCTCGTGGCGACACACTCACAGCAACCACCCAAGAAACCCCCAGCCGCATCGCGAACTCTACACTCCCAGGACAGGGCGCGCAAGTCCACCTACGAGAAGGCTGTTCGACAGGCCGGTCAACCCATGTTCAAGAGACATGGAGGACCCCCACGAGCCAGCGACAGTTCCATGTCATTCATCTTCCTGACTGAGTCTCAGATAACACCACACAGaagccaacaaccacagcaacaagatGCTTCCTCGGCGCAACCGGCGAATGGAGGAAATGATGGGCCGCCAGACGACGACAAGTCTTATGAGATGGAGCGCATCGCCAAACTGTTCGAGATCTTGTCAGCGCGATCCGATATAGACCACCCAGTGTGCGTCGAGTGCACCGAGCTTTTATTGGAGGAATTACAGAAAAGACTCGAGGCGACAAACCGTGAGCGGGACGCGTATATCGCTTGCCTCAAAGAGATACAGGCCAGCGCACCCACAGACGACGAGATTCGAGCCCAGGACGAAGCCCTCCGGAGGGCCAGCCAAGCCGTGGCCGAGCGCCGCAGAGAAATCGAGCAGCtagaggaggaaagggccAAACTAGATCTCGAGCTCCTTGCACTCGAagaagaggccgagaaggtcgACGCTCAAGAAGACGTCTTTTGGAGGGAACGCAACGCCTTCGCCTCTCGACTAGCCCATTTTCAAGACGAACGCGACAGCATTAACAGCACCTTTGACCACGATTCCCGCcagctcgagaagctccaaCGCAGCAACGTATACAACGACACATTCTGCATCAGCCACGACGGAACCTTTGCCACCATCAACGGCCTCCGCCTAGGCCGCTTGCACGCCCGCCCGGTCGACTGGCCCGAGATCAACGCCGCCTGGGGCCACGCCCTTTTGCTCATCGTGACAGtcgccgagaagctcaactACCACTTTGACGGCTACGAGCCCCAGCCCATGGGGTCTTGCTCCCGAATCATCAAGTTGGAATAccaatccccctcctcgagcCGGTACGGCTCGGCCAGGAGCGCCCCTCCACCCGCGCCGAAGCGTCATGTTTTGGAGCTGTTCTCTAGCGGGGACATGCCCTTTGGCATCACAATCATGCATAGGAAGTTTGACCAGGCGATGGTGGCGTTTCTGGAGCTGGTGAGGCAGCTGGGCGACTTTGTACAGAAGCagacggcgagggaggggacgCCGCTCGCGCTGCCGTACAGGATCGAGGGGGACAAGATTATGGATGTGAGCATCAAGCTGGGGATTGCGCAGGATGATGGGTGGACAAAGGCTTGCAAGTTGACGTTGACGTGCTGCAAGTTTTTGTTGGCGCATGCGAGTAATGTGAATTCGATGAGTAACGGGAggggggccgggggtggatga
- the LYS1 gene encoding Saccharopine dehydrogenase (EggNog:ENOG503NWDX; BUSCO:EOG09262XGK; COG:E) — protein MGDPVQWRNTDTSGHFRPQASQLATAGLLVSYLQVSPQEQGFSFFHSPQSAYTRRGDPIPHLQSVTQAETPPPELIHKLRNTTDPVLCCALSYCILFFLNFCCFTSFLFKTLTLRYPSTYTYTHTTFTMAPTVLHLRSETKPLEHRSALTPTTTAALIKAGYVVNVERSPERIFDDSEFEAVGATLVPEGSWEEVPKEHIIVGLKELEEKEFPLKHVHVQFAHCYKHQAGWENVLARFPRGGGTLLDLEFLVDERGRRVAAFGFHAGFAGAALALEVWAHQLTHPPSSPFPGVASYPNEDALITNVKKALATGTAAAGRSPRVIVIGALGRCGSGAVDALRKAGVPEENILKWDMAETAKGGPFKEITDSDIFVNCIYLTSKIPNFVNLDSLQVPDRKLSVVCDVSADTTSPFTPVPIYTVATTFDKPTVPVEGLSSGPALSVISIDHLPSLLPREASEAFSRKFPPPSLTPHG, from the exons ATGGGAGATCCCGTGCAATGGCGAAACACTGATACTTCAGGCCACTTCAGGCCCCAAGCCAGCCAATTAGCGACCGCGGGGTTGCTGGTGTCGTACCTGCAGGTGTCCCCCCAAGAGCAGGGTTTTTCGTTTTTTCACTCACCGCAGTCGGCGTACACCAGAAGAGGGGACCCCATTCCACATCTCCAGTCGGTGACTCAAGCAGAGACGCCCCCCCCCGAATTGATACATAAATTGAGAAATACTACAGACCCTGTGTTGTGCTGTGCTCTGTCTTACTGcatacttttttttttgaactTCTGTTGCTTCACGTCTTTCCTCTTcaagactttgactttgagaTACCCCTCCACTTACACTTACACTCATACCACATTCACGATGGCTCCCACGGTGCTTCACCTCCGCAGTGAGACCAAGCCCCTCGAGCACAGATCTGCCCTCAcccccacaaccaccgccgccctcatCAAGGCCGGCTACGTCGTCAACGTCGAGCGTTCCCCAGAGAGAATCTTTGACGACAGCGAGTTCGAGGCCGTCGGCGCCACCCTCGTTCCCGAGGGCAGCTGGGAGGAGGTCCCCAAGGAGCACATCATTGTTGGTctcaaggagctcgaggagaaggagt TCCCCCTCAAGCACGTCCACGTCCAATTCGCCCACTGCTACAAGCACCAAGCCGGCTGGGAAAATGTCCTCGCCAGGTTCCCCCGAGGAGGcggcaccctcctcgacctcgaatTCCTCGTCGACGAACGCGGCCGCCGCGTAGCAGCCTTTGGCTTCCACGCCGGATTCGCCGGCGCCGCGCTCGCCCTCGAAGTCTGGGCCCACCaactcacccaccccccctcctcccccttccccggcgTAGCCTCCTACCCCAACGAAGACGCCCTGATCACCAACGTCAAGAAGGCCCTCGCCACcggcaccgccgccgccggccgTTCCCCCCGCGTCATCGTTATCGGCGCCTTGGGTAGGTGCGGTTCCGGCGCTGTTGACGCCCTCCGCAAGGCTGGTGTCCCAGAGGAGAACATCCTCAAGTGGGATATGGCCGAAACCGCCAAGGGTGGTCCTTTCA AGGAAATCACCGACTCCGACATCTTCGTAAACTGCATCTACCTCAcctccaaaatcccaaaCTTTGTCAACCTCGACTCCCTCCAGGTCCCCGACAGAAAACTCTCCGTCGTCTGCGACGTCTCAgccgacaccacctccccctttaCCCCAGTGCCGATCTACACCGTCGCGACTACATTCGACAAGCCCACCGTTCCCGTCGAGGGCCTCTCTTCTGGACCTGCGCTTTCGGTGATTTCTATTGACCACCTCCCTTCTCTTTTGCCAAGGGAGGCGTCTGAGGCTTTTAGCCGCAAGttccccccaccctccttaACACCACATGGGTGA